A stretch of Crossiella cryophila DNA encodes these proteins:
- the qcrB gene encoding cytochrome bc1 complex cytochrome b subunit, protein MSSITTPTKQANPAARAAGGAAKWADDRYHVAGGLRRQINKVFPTHWSFMLGEIALYSFIVLLLSGVYLALFFDPSMEEVQYAGVFTNLKDVWMSRAFESALNISFEVRGGLFARQVHHWAALLFMASIVAHMFRVFFTGAFRRPREVNWIIGILLFVLGMFEGFTGYSLPDDLLSGVGLRIASALILTIPVLGTWVHWALFGGEFPGTDIIPRLYTVHILLLPGIILGLVAVHLALVWYQKHTQFPGVGRTESNVVGVRIMPVFAAKGGGFFAVTVGVIALMGGLLQINPIWNFGPYNAAQVSAGSQPDWYMAWTDGLVRLWPAWEIYIFGHTIPASFFPFMGSIGFCVTLAILYPWIERKMTKDDAHHNLLQRPRDVPVRTSLGAMAITFFMVMMLSGFNDIIAWQFTISLNAMTWAGRIGLIILPPIAYILTYRLCLGAQRHDREVLEHGVETGIIKRLPHGEFIEIHQPLGPVDDHGHPVPLAYQGASVPKKMNALGAAGEPVAGSLLSPDPVEETVALKRAKHEGELRGGDNTRELTAGKPAEPKE, encoded by the coding sequence ATGAGTTCGATCACCACGCCGACCAAGCAGGCGAACCCGGCGGCCAGGGCGGCCGGCGGCGCGGCCAAGTGGGCCGACGACCGCTACCACGTCGCGGGCGGGCTGCGCAGGCAGATCAACAAGGTCTTCCCGACGCACTGGTCGTTCATGCTCGGTGAGATCGCGCTGTACAGCTTCATCGTGTTGCTGCTCTCCGGTGTCTACCTCGCGCTGTTCTTCGACCCCTCGATGGAGGAGGTCCAGTACGCCGGGGTGTTCACCAACCTCAAGGACGTGTGGATGTCGCGGGCCTTCGAGTCCGCGCTGAACATCTCCTTCGAGGTGCGCGGCGGCCTGTTCGCCCGGCAGGTGCACCACTGGGCGGCGCTGCTGTTCATGGCCTCGATCGTGGCGCACATGTTCCGGGTGTTCTTCACCGGCGCGTTCCGCCGCCCGCGCGAGGTCAACTGGATCATCGGCATCCTGCTGTTCGTGCTGGGCATGTTCGAGGGCTTCACCGGCTACTCGCTGCCTGACGACCTGCTCTCCGGTGTCGGCCTGCGGATCGCCTCCGCGCTGATCCTGACCATCCCGGTGCTGGGCACCTGGGTGCACTGGGCGCTCTTCGGCGGGGAGTTCCCCGGCACGGACATCATCCCCAGGCTCTACACGGTGCACATCCTGCTGCTGCCGGGCATCATCCTCGGCCTGGTCGCGGTGCACCTGGCGCTGGTCTGGTACCAGAAGCACACCCAGTTCCCCGGTGTCGGCCGCACCGAGAGCAACGTGGTCGGCGTCCGGATCATGCCGGTGTTCGCGGCCAAGGGCGGCGGCTTCTTCGCCGTCACCGTGGGCGTCATCGCGCTGATGGGCGGGCTCCTGCAGATCAACCCGATCTGGAACTTCGGGCCGTACAACGCCGCGCAGGTCTCCGCCGGCAGCCAGCCCGACTGGTACATGGCCTGGACGGACGGCCTGGTCCGGTTGTGGCCTGCCTGGGAGATCTACATCTTCGGGCACACCATCCCGGCCTCGTTCTTCCCGTTCATGGGCAGTATCGGGTTCTGCGTCACCCTGGCGATCCTCTACCCGTGGATCGAGCGCAAGATGACCAAGGACGACGCGCACCACAACCTGCTGCAGCGGCCGAGGGACGTGCCGGTCCGCACCAGCCTCGGCGCGATGGCCATCACCTTCTTCATGGTGATGATGCTGTCCGGCTTCAACGACATCATCGCGTGGCAGTTCACCATCTCGCTGAACGCGATGACCTGGGCAGGCCGGATCGGGCTGATCATCCTGCCGCCGATCGCCTACATCCTCACCTACCGGCTTTGCCTCGGCGCCCAGCGGCACGACCGCGAGGTGCTGGAGCACGGGGTGGAGACCGGCATCATCAAGCGGCTGCCGCACGGTGAGTTCATCGAGATCCACCAGCCGCTCGGCCCGGTGGACGACCACGGCCACCCGGTGCCCCTGGCCTACCAGGGCGCCTCGGTGCCGAAGAAGATGAACGCGCTGGGCGCGGCAGGCGAGCCGGTGGCCGGCAGCCTGCTCAGCCCGGACCCGGTGGAGGAGACCGTCGCACTCAAGCGCGCCAAGCACGAGGGCGAGCTGCGCGGCGGCGACAACACCAGGGAGCTGACCGCGGGCAAGCCCGCGGAGCCCAAGGAGTAA
- a CDS encoding DinB family protein translates to MTTERTQTLAMLAEARESLLITLRDLTDEQAGTRTTVSELTLGGVLRHLSTAERVLTRILLTADGVEPEGMYDMDQYKMPTDRTLDELRAEYLAAAKITDTAFATVDLDSMVLLPQNPWSPPEPQYWSARQILLHLFRETAQHAGHADIIRESLDGASTTEQLGAAAQAQPSGD, encoded by the coding sequence ATGACGACCGAGCGCACCCAGACCCTGGCCATGCTGGCCGAAGCCCGCGAATCCCTGCTGATCACCCTGCGCGACCTGACCGACGAGCAGGCGGGCACCCGGACCACGGTGAGCGAGCTGACCCTCGGCGGCGTGCTCCGCCACCTGAGCACGGCCGAGCGCGTGCTCACCCGGATCCTGCTGACCGCGGACGGCGTAGAGCCCGAGGGCATGTACGACATGGACCAGTACAAGATGCCGACCGACCGGACCCTGGATGAGCTGCGCGCGGAGTACCTGGCCGCCGCCAAGATCACCGACACGGCCTTCGCCACCGTCGACCTGGACAGCATGGTCCTGCTCCCGCAGAACCCGTGGTCCCCGCCGGAACCCCAGTACTGGTCGGCCCGCCAGATCCTGTTGCACCTGTTCCGCGAGACCGCGCAGCACGCGGGTCACGCCGACATCATCCGCGAGTCCCTGGACGGGGCCAGCACCACTGAGCAGCTGGGCGCGGCGGCGCAGGCCCAGCCGAGCGGCGACTAG
- a CDS encoding Lrp/AsnC family transcriptional regulator — MIKAIVLIQSDAASIPEAAQTIADFEGVLEVYSCAGDVDLIAVVQVSRHEDLAELVPGRIGKVAGVLNTDTHIAFRSYSKADTEAAFNIGVD; from the coding sequence GTGATCAAGGCCATCGTGCTGATCCAGTCCGACGCCGCGAGCATCCCGGAGGCCGCGCAGACCATCGCCGACTTCGAGGGTGTGCTGGAGGTCTACTCCTGTGCCGGTGACGTGGACCTGATCGCGGTGGTCCAGGTGTCCCGGCACGAGGATCTGGCGGAGCTGGTGCCCGGCCGGATCGGCAAGGTGGCCGGGGTGCTCAACACGGACACGCACATCGCGTTCCGCTCCTACTCCAAGGCCGACACCGAGGCCGCGTTCAACATCGGCGTCGACTAG
- a CDS encoding DUF6247 family protein, whose protein sequence is MRLGPGHPDWVDVAKTGPAVWAALDGEARSRFEELFRAALAQAAEDFDLAPVQEVVHAWWPMAILGVNPDPEVEAEIKRFRDSGEDFSLLPPPIRDEDEARP, encoded by the coding sequence ATGAGGCTGGGACCGGGGCATCCGGACTGGGTGGATGTGGCCAAGACGGGGCCTGCGGTGTGGGCGGCGCTGGACGGCGAGGCCCGTTCCAGGTTCGAGGAGCTGTTCCGCGCGGCACTGGCCCAGGCCGCCGAGGATTTTGACCTCGCCCCGGTGCAGGAGGTCGTGCACGCCTGGTGGCCGATGGCCATCCTCGGGGTCAACCCGGACCCGGAGGTGGAAGCGGAGATCAAGCGGTTCCGGGACAGCGGCGAGGACTTCTCCCTGTTGCCGCCGCCGATCCGCGATGAGGACGAGGCCCGGCCGTGA
- a CDS encoding DEDD exonuclease domain-containing protein, whose protein sequence is MNQDRPRAIPVQLSLEQLGTPLHEVTFVVLDLETTGGRPGTDTITEFGAVKIRGGQLLGEFGTLVDPERGIPPEVVALTGITEAMVRDAPKLAEVLPAFLEFATGDAKTVLVAHNAPFDIGFLKAASAQLGYEWPKLQVLCTVRLARRVLSREEAPSCRLSALAALFGAAVTPNHRALDDAKATVDVLHALLERVGPLGVHSLEELLGYLPEVTAAQRGKRGLAGGLPERPGVYLFRGPSEEVLYVGTATNLRRRVGQYFTAGETRARVRDMVAFAVRVDHVECAHPLEAAVRELRLLAAHRPRYNRRSTQPHRAWWITLTDEPFPRLSVVTTPREGALGPFTSRNTATLAVEAIHEAIPLRQCNQRIPARNPQGRPCVLADLDRCAAPCAGHQSPADYAPAVEALRALVAGHDDNPVRLLLDQLGTFATTERFEQAGLHRDRIAGLLKGLDRGQRLTALAAIPEFIAARPDGSGGWQFAIVRHGRLASAGGARRGVAPMPVVEALVLGAETVLLGAGPLFGAPAEEVRVILRWVEQPGTRLVRVAEPWRSPARGAARWREWLERAEAGRQGYAGAD, encoded by the coding sequence ATGAATCAGGACCGCCCGAGGGCCATCCCAGTGCAGCTCAGCCTCGAGCAGTTGGGCACCCCACTGCACGAGGTGACCTTCGTCGTGCTGGACCTGGAGACCACCGGCGGGCGGCCCGGCACGGACACGATCACCGAGTTCGGCGCGGTGAAGATCCGCGGCGGGCAGCTGCTCGGCGAGTTCGGCACCCTGGTCGACCCGGAGCGCGGCATCCCGCCGGAGGTGGTCGCGCTGACCGGCATCACCGAGGCCATGGTGCGTGACGCGCCCAAGCTGGCCGAGGTGCTGCCCGCCTTCCTGGAGTTCGCCACCGGGGACGCCAAGACGGTGCTGGTGGCGCACAACGCGCCCTTCGACATCGGCTTCCTCAAAGCGGCCAGCGCGCAGCTCGGCTACGAGTGGCCGAAGCTGCAGGTGCTGTGCACGGTCCGGCTGGCCCGCCGGGTGCTCTCCCGCGAGGAGGCCCCCAGTTGCCGGCTCTCCGCGCTGGCCGCCCTCTTCGGCGCCGCGGTCACCCCCAACCACCGGGCCCTCGACGATGCCAAGGCCACCGTGGACGTGCTGCACGCGCTGCTGGAGCGGGTCGGCCCGCTTGGCGTGCACTCACTGGAGGAACTGCTCGGCTACCTGCCCGAGGTGACCGCGGCCCAGCGCGGCAAACGCGGCCTGGCCGGCGGCCTGCCCGAACGGCCGGGCGTGTACCTGTTCCGCGGGCCCAGCGAGGAGGTGCTCTACGTCGGCACCGCCACCAACCTGCGCCGCCGCGTCGGCCAGTACTTCACCGCCGGTGAGACCAGGGCCAGGGTCAGGGACATGGTCGCCTTCGCCGTCCGCGTCGACCACGTCGAATGCGCCCACCCGCTGGAAGCCGCGGTCCGCGAACTGCGCCTGCTCGCCGCGCACCGCCCCCGGTACAACCGTCGCTCCACCCAGCCGCACCGCGCCTGGTGGATCACCCTCACCGACGAACCCTTCCCCCGCCTCTCCGTGGTCACCACCCCGAGGGAAGGTGCCCTAGGCCCCTTCACCAGCCGAAACACCGCCACCCTCGCCGTGGAGGCCATCCACGAGGCCATCCCGCTGCGCCAGTGCAACCAGCGCATCCCCGCCCGCAACCCCCAGGGCCGCCCCTGCGTCCTGGCCGACCTCGACCGCTGCGCCGCCCCCTGCGCGGGCCACCAGTCCCCCGCCGACTACGCCCCCGCCGTCGAGGCCCTGCGCGCCCTGGTCGCCGGCCACGACGACAACCCCGTCCGCCTGCTCCTGGACCAACTCGGCACCTTCGCCACCACCGAACGCTTCGAGCAGGCAGGCCTGCACCGAGACCGGATCGCGGGCCTGCTCAAGGGCCTGGACCGCGGCCAGCGGCTGACGGCGTTGGCGGCGATCCCGGAGTTCATCGCGGCCCGCCCGGACGGCAGCGGCGGCTGGCAGTTCGCGATCGTGCGGCACGGACGCCTGGCCTCCGCGGGCGGCGCCCGGCGCGGGGTGGCGCCGATGCCGGTGGTGGAGGCGCTGGTACTGGGCGCGGAGACGGTGCTGCTGGGGGCGGGCCCGCTGTTCGGGGCGCCCGCGGAGGAGGTCAGGGTGATCCTGCGCTGGGTGGAGCAACCGGGGACGCGGCTGGTGCGGGTGGCGGAGCCGTGGCGCTCGCCTGCCAGGGGGGCGGCCCGGTGGCGGGAGTGGCTGGAGCGGGCGGAGGCTGGGCGGCAGGGGTACGCGGGGGCGGATTAG